GGATATTTGCGCCTTATCAATACCCGTTTTATAAAAGGCATATGATTTATAGCCGTTAAAATCAGCCTTCTGGTCATAATCGGATAGCACACGAACTGAAGAACAGGAGCTTAAGAACAGCAGGGCAAGGATTGGTAGCGCTAGTAATTTTAATTTATTCATAACAATATCTTTTAAGTTTACGGACTTTTTCTTGTTTATTTAAGCTTCAAAAATCATGCCGAACATAGCTTATTCGCTATTGGGGATTAGTTTTTGGGTCGTACCCGTAAGGACAATGCCTGCAGCCACTTTCACAACAGTAGCCTCTTTTTAAATGAAACTGCTTTGTAAAAACCCGATAACCTTCATCGGACCAGTAAAAGTCCCCTTCTTCAATAGGAATTATTTTTTTCATTCGAGCCCTTGCATTGTAGTACAGGTAAAGTTAAAGAATTTCTGTTGATAACCATTTTTACAAGCCTTGGAAAACACTAGTTTTATTATGGATATCAAGCTATTTTACCCTTTATCGGTTTTGTTGGCAAGAAAACAATTAAGTTAACGTAGACTCCCTTGTAAGAATTATCTTTGTTTAGCATCAATTCCTAGTGCAACAATGATTTTAGTTTTTAAACATTTTTTTTATAAAAACTATGTGGGCCTTTCCCTCTGGCCATTTATATTCTTGAAAAGTAATTCCTTAAAAGAGGATGCTGTTCTTATAAATCATGAGAAAATACATTTAAGGCAACAGCAAGAATTACTGTTACTTCCTTTCTATATTTTATATATGACGGAATGGCTTTTACGTTCTTTACTGTACTTGGATACGTATCGTGCCTATCAGAATATAAGCTTTGAAAGAGAGGCCTATGCGAATGAAAATCAATTGAACTATTTAACGCAACGCAAACCGTTTAGCTTTATTAAATACCTTTGTCACTGAAAGTAAGTTTAATTGCAGTCCAAAAATAGTTACCTAGACCTTCCAGTTTTAAAAGAAAAAGAAATTACACTGGCTCTAAAGCGAGAGGATTTGCTGCATCCATTGATTTCTGGAAATAAATACCGAAAATTAAAATATAATCTCCAAGAGGCTCAAAATCTACACCTACGGACTTTAATCACCTTTGGAGGGGCGTATTCTAATCATATTGCCGCTTTGTCCTATGCCGGAATGGAAAAGGGTCTTGCGACGGTAGGGATTATCCGAGGAGAGGAATTAATGGATAAATGGCAAGATAACCCGACATTGGCCATGGCGCATCAGAACGGTATGGTCCTTAAATTTATTTCTAGGGCAGCTTATAGGAAAAAAACCGATTTGGACTTTCTCCTAACACTTGAAGAGGAGTATGGCCCTTTTTACCTAGTTCCCGAGGGAGGCACTAATTCTTTGGCGATAAAAGGCTGTGAGGAGATTTTGACCCAGGCCGACGAAGATTTTGATATGGTCTGTACTTGCGTGGGGACAGGTGGTACAATGGCCGGCCTGATAAATTCCTCACGACCGTATCAACAAGTTATGGGGTTTGCAGCGTTGAAAGGGGAATTCTTAGAAGAGGAGATTACCAAAATGACTACCGAAAAGCACTGGAAACTGATATCCGATTATCATTTTAACGGATACGGTAAGGTTACTGGCGAACTGGTACATTTTATCAATAAATTCAAACGAACAACAGGTATACCTTTAGACCCCGTCTATACGGGAAAAATGCTCTATGGGTTGTTGGATATGATTAAGAATGATAATTTTGCAAAAGGAACCAAGATATTGGCCATTCATACAGGAGGGCTTCAGGGTATTGCGGGAATGAACCTTAGGCTGAAAAAGAAAAAATTACCTTTGCTACATATATGAAAAAGAATATAGTAACGCTTTTGATGCTGAGCATCCTTGTGGTGGGTTGTAAATCGAAGAAGGCCTACTCCGATAATCTACGTACGAAGAATGTGCTTTCTGAACGTAAAAGAAAAAAAACGAAGACCAGGGCAACTTCTTCCAATACGGACACTTCCTTACCCAATGATTCCGGAAAGTTTATTGCCTTCAGCATAGCATCCATTCCGGAATATATTGATACCTTTTCAGAAATCGCACAGTTAGAAATGAAGGCCTACGGGATACCTGCAAGTATTACACTGGCACAGGGACTTTTGGAAAGTGGCTATGGTAAGGGTGAGTTGGCCATGAAGACCAATAATCATTTTGGCATTAAATGTCATAAGGGATGGCAAGGTGATTATGATTTTCATGATGATGATGAAAAAGGAGAATGTTTTAGAAAGTACAATCACCCTATGTTCTCTTTTCGAGACCATAGTATTTTCCTGACGACCAGAAGTCGCTATGCTTTTTTGTTCAATTATCGAAATACGGACTATAAAAAATGGGCGTATGGACTTCGAAAAGCGGGATATGCGACGGATAAAAGGTATCCACAAAAATTAATTTATCTCATAGAAAAACATCAATTATACAAGTACGATACCGAAATTTCAAAAGCGGGGTACGGCAATAAAATAGTAGTCGCCACGGAAACTGATGCCGTACATGTTGTAAAAAAGGGAGACACCTTGTACGCACTTTCGCGTAAATACTACGTTTCTGTAGATCAGTTGATGCAGATGAACAATCTTAAAAACGCCAATCTTTCCGTTGGACAAAAACTTATGGTAAGAACTACCGATATTAACAATTAATAAATGATATATAAAAGAAGCAGTGCCCTTTTCGCGGAGGCAAAGCAGTATATTCCGGGAGGTGTAAATTCTCCTGTAAGAGCTTTTAAAGCGGTAGGAGGAGACCCCATTTTTGTGAAGGAGGCCAAGGGCGCTTATCTGTACGATGAGGATGGGAACAAGTTGATTGATTATATCGCTTCTTGGGGGCCGTTAATTTTGGGTCACGCCCATGCTCCGGTAATCGATGCCATTATAGAAAAAGCACAGAAAGGAACTTCTTTCGGAATGCCTACCGAAATTGAAACCGAGTTGGCCAAATTGGCCATTAGCATGGTGCCCAATATTGATAAAATTAGATTCGTAAATAGTGGTACGGAGGCCTGTATGAGTGCTGTGCGTTTGGCCCGTGGCTATACCGGTAAGGATAAGATTATAAAATTTGCCGGTTGCTACCACGGACATTCGGACTCTTTTCTAATCCAAGCAGGTAGTGGTGCCATTACATTTGGGAGTCCTAATAGTCCAGGGGTTACCCAAGGAACCGCAAAAGACACTTTGTTGGCTGATTATAATGACCTAGTGGGAGTTCAAAATCTCATCCAGGCCAATAAGGGAGAAATCGCAGCTATTATTATTGAACCCGTAGCAGGGAACATGGGTTGCATTGTTCCCACGGACGAGTTTATGAAAGGGCTTCGCACCTTATGCACGCAAGAGGACATTTTACTCATTTTTGATGAGGTAATGACAGGCTTTCGTTTGGCAAGAGGTGGAGCACAGGAAGCTTTGGGAATTCAAGCGGATATCGTCACTTTTGGTAAAGTTA
This genomic window from Maribacter sp. MJ134 contains:
- a CDS encoding 1-aminocyclopropane-1-carboxylate deaminase/D-cysteine desulfhydrase, producing the protein MQSKNSYLDLPVLKEKEITLALKREDLLHPLISGNKYRKLKYNLQEAQNLHLRTLITFGGAYSNHIAALSYAGMEKGLATVGIIRGEELMDKWQDNPTLAMAHQNGMVLKFISRAAYRKKTDLDFLLTLEEEYGPFYLVPEGGTNSLAIKGCEEILTQADEDFDMVCTCVGTGGTMAGLINSSRPYQQVMGFAALKGEFLEEEITKMTTEKHWKLISDYHFNGYGKVTGELVHFINKFKRTTGIPLDPVYTGKMLYGLLDMIKNDNFAKGTKILAIHTGGLQGIAGMNLRLKKKKLPLLHI
- a CDS encoding DUF5522 domain-containing protein — its product is MKKIIPIEEGDFYWSDEGYRVFTKQFHLKRGYCCESGCRHCPYGYDPKTNPQ
- a CDS encoding glucosaminidase domain-containing protein — its product is MKKNIVTLLMLSILVVGCKSKKAYSDNLRTKNVLSERKRKKTKTRATSSNTDTSLPNDSGKFIAFSIASIPEYIDTFSEIAQLEMKAYGIPASITLAQGLLESGYGKGELAMKTNNHFGIKCHKGWQGDYDFHDDDEKGECFRKYNHPMFSFRDHSIFLTTRSRYAFLFNYRNTDYKKWAYGLRKAGYATDKRYPQKLIYLIEKHQLYKYDTEISKAGYGNKIVVATETDAVHVVKKGDTLYALSRKYYVSVDQLMQMNNLKNANLSVGQKLMVRTTDINN
- the hemL gene encoding glutamate-1-semialdehyde 2,1-aminomutase yields the protein MIYKRSSALFAEAKQYIPGGVNSPVRAFKAVGGDPIFVKEAKGAYLYDEDGNKLIDYIASWGPLILGHAHAPVIDAIIEKAQKGTSFGMPTEIETELAKLAISMVPNIDKIRFVNSGTEACMSAVRLARGYTGKDKIIKFAGCYHGHSDSFLIQAGSGAITFGSPNSPGVTQGTAKDTLLADYNDLVGVQNLIQANKGEIAAIIIEPVAGNMGCIVPTDEFMKGLRTLCTQEDILLIFDEVMTGFRLARGGAQEALGIQADIVTFGKVIGGGLPVGAFAAKTEIMDHLAPDGPVYQAGTLSGNPLAMSAGLAMLTELNNKPQIFESLEKKTAYLHKGLDEVLSNKEVAYQINRFGSMLSVHFTDEPVVDFKTSAKGNNDKFKKFFHGMLVEGVYLPPSAFESYFLNDALSYEDLDKTIMALEKIDF